One Triticum dicoccoides isolate Atlit2015 ecotype Zavitan chromosome 5B, WEW_v2.0, whole genome shotgun sequence genomic window carries:
- the LOC119311945 gene encoding BTB/POZ domain-containing protein At5g66560-like, with the protein MMQGSRKAKGKREVAREEQQHSPKGQAWFCTTGLPSDVVIEVGDMTFHLHKFPLMSKSKKIHDLIMNKESSLARHAGGGEEEEEDEGAGEIREEQVVLEADEEADAHRIRLPDFPGGAEAFELAAKFCYGVKLDLTPATAAPLRCAAERLGMSDDHAEDNLVSRADRFMSHTVLRNPRDAIRALKSCEDLVPLADDLGLVSRCVDAIAAKAAASTPTALFGWPINDAGAGDRTRHKKIAGAGATSTLFDDLAGLSLATFTRVIAAMRERGVGPEVLEGALIAYAKRSIPGLSRSDRHTGGAGAAAAAAPRSADGDQKALLETVIVNLPEETIKSSAHTGTAVGATTARVLFGLLRTANILQASEASRDMLERRVASRLPDAAVDDLLIPSYSYLVETLYDVDCVERIVRHFLEGRGGVEEVDEEGSEAETPGREASRRAMLAVGRLMDAYLGEIATDANLKTDKFCDLAWALPDGARVYDDGLYRAVDIYIKAHPALREEEKEKVSGVVDGRKLTLEACTHAAQNERLPLRTVVQVLFFEQLQLRRAIARTIVANEGGAAGQGEEDGDSDGGRTWRVATRGNQMLRLDMDSMRNRVQELERECTTMRKAIQKIDRRGGGAAGDKGAAAPAAEGRWGSMVTKRFGCKFPAQVCQSQPRSVVARPRRARIEQSP; encoded by the exons ATGATGCAGGGGAGCAGGAAGGCCAAGGGCAAGAGGGAGGTGGCCCGGGAGGAGCAGCAGCACAGCCCCAAGGGCCAAGCATG GTTCTGCACCACGGGGCTGCCCAGCGACGTCGTGATCGAGGTGGGCGACATGACCTTCCATCTCCACAAG TTCCCGCTAATGTCGAAGAGCAAGAAGATCCACGACCTGATCATGAACAAGGAGTCGAGCCTGGCGAGGCATGCCgggggaggggaggaggaagaggaggatgagGGGGCAGGGGAGATCAGGGAGGAGCAGGTGGTGCTGGAGGCGGACGAGGAGGCCGACGCGCACCGCATCCGCCTCCCGGACTTCCCCGGCGGCGCTGAGGCGTTCGAGCTGGCCGCCAAGTTCTGCTACGGCGTCAAGCTCGACCTCACGCCGGCCACCGCCGCGCCGCTGCGCTGCGCCGCCGAGCGCCTCGGCATGTCTGACGACCACGCCGAGGACAACCTCGTCTCCCGCGCCGACCGCTTCATGTCGCACACCGTGCTCCGGAACCCCAGGGACGCCATCCGCGCGCTCAAGTCCTGCGAGGACCTCGTCCCCCTCGCCGACGACCTCGGCCTCGTGTCCCGCTGCGTGGACGCCATCGCGGCCAAGGCCGCCGCGTCCACGCCCACCGCGCTCTTCGGCTGGCCCATCAACGACGCGGGAGCCGGCGACCGGACCCGCCACAAGAAAATTGCCGGCGCCGGGGCCACGTCCAcgctgttcgacgacctcgccggcttGTCCTTGGCGACGTTCACCCGCGTCATTGCGGCCATGAGGGAGCGGGGCGTCGGCCCTGAGGTCCTCGAGGGGGCTCTCATCGCCTACGCCAAGCGGTCCATCCCCGGGCTGTCACGCTCCGACCGGCACACCGGCGGTGCCGGCGCCGCCGCAGCTGCCGCCCCCCGGTCGGCGGATGGCGACCAGAAGGCGCTTCTCGAGACCGTCATTGTCAACCTACCCGAGGAGACCATCAAGAGCAGTGCCCACACCGGCACGGCAGTGGGCGCCACCACCGCGCGCGTCCTGTTCGGCCTCCTGCGCACGGCAAACATTCTCCAAGCATCAGAGGCTTCCCGTGACATGCTGGAGCGGCGCGTGGCCTCCAGGCTACCCGACGCGGCCGTCGATGACCTGCTCATCCCGAGCTACTCGTACCTCGTGGAGACGCTCTACGACGTGGACTGCGTGGAGCGCATCGTGCGGCACTTCCTCGAGGGCCGAggcggcgtcgaggaggtcgacGAGGAGGGCAGCGAGGCGGAGACGCCGGGCAGGGAGGCCAGCAGACGAGCCATGCTGGCCGTGGGCAGGCTGATGGACGCCTACCTTGGGGAGATCGCCACGGACGCCAACCTGAAGACGGACAAGTTCTGCGACCTCGCCTGGGCATTGCCGGACGGCGCCCGCGTCTACGACGACGGCCTTTACCGTGCCGTCGACATCTACATCAAG GCACATCCAGCGctgagggaggaggagaaggagaaggtgaGCGGCGTGGTGGACGGGCGTAAGCTGACGCTAGAGGCGTGCACGCACGCGGCGCAGAACGAACGGCTGCCGCTGCGGACGGTGGTGCAGGTGCTCTTCTTCGAGCAGCTCCAGCTGCGCCGGGCCATCGCGCGGACGATCGTGGCGAATGAAGGCGGTGCGGCGGGCCAAGGAGAGGAAGACGGCGACAGCGATGGCGGCCGGACGTGGCGGGTGGCGACGAGGGGGAACCAAATGCTGAGGCTGGACATGGACAGCATGCGCAACCGGGTGCAGGAGCTGGAGCGCGAGTGCACCACCATGAGGAAAGCCATCCAGAAGATAGACCGCCGAGGCGGCGGCGCCGCTGGGGATAAGGGAGCGGCGGCACCGGCCGCGGAGGGCAGGTGGGGCTCAATGGTGACCAAGAGGTTCGGATGCAAGTTCCCGGCGCAGGTGTGCCAGTCACAGCCGCGGTCCGTGGTGGCGCGGCCTCGCCGGGCACGGATTGAGCAGAGCCCCTGA
- the LOC119311946 gene encoding uncharacterized protein LOC119311946, whose amino-acid sequence MLISPGLAAPAASHPPPFLTAASLGDRATLGGLVQPAATTSKTRCYIRSRGRPLLRYATADAASIVGSVSTNDTQCRLDRDELRRVCQEPDLEGAVNLLDEMLRRRSGAGAPGQLAPEEQAAVLQCYVDALSLASLRRGHRLLAKSTSRYSGIATPIVHRIATLYCKLGAPADARRVLEGPSRPAPGKPADAAQAKRKEAYEKVRELHEQIRAAGYVPDTRFVLHDIDEAAKERALMYHSERLAIAFGLVSTPPGTPLRVMKNLRICGDCHSAVKLIAKVTGREIIVRDNKRFHHFKDGACSCGDYW is encoded by the coding sequence ATGCTAATATCTCCAGGACTCGCGGCACCGGCGGCGTCTCACCCGCCACCTTTCCTCACCGCCGCCAGCCTCGGTGACCGCGCTACTCTAGGCGGCCTCGTTCAACCGGCCGCAACGACGTCGAAGACCCGCTGCTACATCCGCAGTCGCGGCCGCCCGCTGCTCCGCTATGCGACCGCCGACGCCGCTTCTATCGTGGGCAGCGTATCGACCAATGACACTCAATGCCGCCTGGACCGCGACGAGCTCCGCAGGGTCTGCCAAGAGCCCGACCTCGAGGGAGCAGTCAACCTGCTCGACGAAATGCTTCGCCGGAGAAGCGGCGCCGGTGCGCCGGGCCAACTCGCGCCGGAAGAGCAGGCCGCGGTACTCCAGTGCTACGTCGACGCGCTCTCGCTGGCCTCCCTCAGACGAGGCCACCGGCTGCTCGCCAAGTCCACGTCCCGGTACTCCGGGATCGCCACGCCCATCGTGCACAGGATCGCCACGCTGTACTGCAAGCTCGGCGCCCCCGCCGACGCGCGCCGGGTCCTCGAGGGTCCGTCGAGGCCGGCACCAGGAAAGCCCGCGGACGCGGCACAGGCCAAGCGGAAGGAGGCGTACGAGAAGGTGCGCGAGCTGCACGAGCAAATACGCGCGGCGGGGTACGTGCCGGACACCCGCTTCGTGCTGCACGACATCgacgaggccgccaaggagcgcgcGCTCATGTACCACAGCGAGCGCCTGGCCATCGCGTTCGGGCTGGTGAGCACGCCGCCCGGCACGCCGCTGCGGGTCATGAAGAACCTCCGCATCTGCGGGGACTGCCACAGCGCCGTCAAGCTCATCGCCAAGGTTACCGGCCGCGAGATCATCGTCAGGGACAACAAGCGGTTCCACCATTTCAAGGACGGCGCCTGCTCCTGCGGGGACTACTGGTGA